Genomic segment of Syntrophus gentianae:
GCAGCTGAGAAGGCCGCCGCGCCCGTAAAGGAAGAACCGGCAAAGGTTGAAACCGCTAAACCCGAAGCAGCAAAGAAAGAAGTAAAGAAGGCCCCGGCAAAGAAGAAGGTCTCCAAGAAGAAGGCTGCAAAGAAAGCCGCAAAACCGGCTGAAGAGAAGAAGGCTGCACCGGCTGAAGCCGCCCCCGCCGCAAAATAATCTCTTCTATTCGAAGTTAGTGTCCTGGAAAGGCATGAGGGAATTATCCTTCATGCCTTTTTTTACGCCGTATCATTATCACTTTAATTAGCGACTCACACCACCGAGGTGGTATTTACAATAGAAAAGTCAACTTCCCGCCCGCCAACTGGTGCCCTCAATTGCCAGTTTAACCTTACCCGTAATTGACTTATGAGATGGATGCGACGGTATCATTGTTTGCATGGCATCAAATGATACCTTTTCTGTCAAAAATAATTCGCTGTGGGGCCAATGAAAACAGAGATGGCACTATTTTAGTGGGAACAGAATGACCAAATAAATTCAAGGGATTGTATTGTTTAAACACAATCCCTTGAATTTATTTGGCTGGGGAAACAGGATTCGAACCTATATTCACGGAGTCAGAGTCAGTAATGTCCGGTTAAGAACTTGCGCGTAATTGACCTCTGCTTGGCGGTTTATAGCGCCAAGTACCTGTTTCATTTACAATATCCTCGAAACTCATTTCGTTTCTGATATTAATGGATATTTCCCTGAGACGTTTGACGGAAACCTTTTCCTGATGTTGGTCATGGCAGTAGATGGCCAGAAGGATATAAGTAATCAATCCTGCCAGCATTTGGACCATCAGACCATATTGGCTCCTTGAAATCAGGTGATAGACTTTAAGATGGCGTTTCCACCAGCCAAAGAAAATCTCGATGTTCCATCTGAGCTTGTATGCAAAGGCAATCTGTTCGGCGGTGAGATCGTGGCGATTTGTGGCTATCCAATAATTGACATTCCCAACCTGATAACCGACCAGACGGACTTCCCTTTCCGTACGATTGGCGCCTTGTGTCCCCAGAAGGACAACAGCGTCATAAAAGACGATGCTGCCGGGTTGGATGTCATTCATCTTGATGACAGTCTTTTCGGTGGAGGCTTTGATCCGGCAGATAAAACTCTTATCATCGGCCTGCCAGGCATCAAAAAGCTTGTGGCTCTGGTAACCTCGATCCATGACGCCAGTTTCTCCAGGTGCAAGAATCTTTTCTACGAAAGGCCGTTCCGCCTCCTTGCCGTCGCTGAGAAAGATTTTTTTGGGAATGCCAAGATTGAGATCAAAGCCTATATGAACCTTGGCCTTTTTCGAGCCCTTACGGTAGTCGGCCCAGTACATGGATAAAACAGCATCAATCAGGGAGCCGTCGATAAGAACCAGATTTCCCAGTTCGGCATGTCCCCTGGGCAAATGTTTTGCGGCCGATGCATAGAGCTTTCCGAACATCTCCATCATCTGTGGGAGCCCACGTGAGCTGATATCTTCGAAGAAGCTGCTCTTTTCAATGACGCCCTCTGGGGCAATGTGCAGTCGGGCAAAATGTTCTTCCTTCAGAACCTGAAGAAGGTGACGTCCTGAACGGTGTTCTTCCAGATGGAAATACACCAGGATGTTCAGTTGATCTTCAAAGGACATTTTCAGGGGCCGATTGCATCCCGAGAGCAACGGGGTGATATCGGGAAATACGCTGTTAACAGGTGCCATAAGGTTTACGTGAGTCTTGTGTTTTTGCTTTGTTTTTCCAGGGATCCAAGTGTAGGGCATTCGATAATTCTCCGTAATATTATATATTTACGAAAAATCGCCCCGCTAAATGCTTGATTTGTCAAGTAAAATATTCAATTGGATCCAAATTATTTTTCACCAAAACCAAAAAACGAAGATGGCCATAATTCTCAATCGCTTAC
This window contains:
- a CDS encoding IS4 family transposase, producing MPYTWIPGKTKQKHKTHVNLMAPVNSVFPDITPLLSGCNRPLKMSFEDQLNILVYFHLEEHRSGRHLLQVLKEEHFARLHIAPEGVIEKSSFFEDISSRGLPQMMEMFGKLYASAAKHLPRGHAELGNLVLIDGSLIDAVLSMYWADYRKGSKKAKVHIGFDLNLGIPKKIFLSDGKEAERPFVEKILAPGETGVMDRGYQSHKLFDAWQADDKSFICRIKASTEKTVIKMNDIQPGSIVFYDAVVLLGTQGANRTEREVRLVGYQVGNVNYWIATNRHDLTAEQIAFAYKLRWNIEIFFGWWKRHLKVYHLISRSQYGLMVQMLAGLITYILLAIYCHDQHQEKVSVKRLREISINIRNEMSFEDIVNETGTWRYKPPSRGQLRASS